A section of the Delphinus delphis chromosome 1, mDelDel1.2, whole genome shotgun sequence genome encodes:
- the LOC132431875 gene encoding cytochrome P450 4A11-like isoform X2, whose product MLIPWIGNGLLVLEGQTWFQHRRMLTPAFHYDILKPYVGLMADSVRVMLDKWEELVSLDSHLEVLGHVSLMTLDTIMKCAFSHQGSIQTDRKIQSYIQAIKDLSNLSFSRVRNIFYQNDIIYRLTPEGRWSHRACQLTHQHTDGVIKMRKAHLQKEGELEKVRSKRHLDFLDILLFARMENGSSLSDRELRAEVDTFMFEGHDTTASGISWTLYALASHPEHQQRCREEIQSLLGDDASITWDHLEQMPYTTMCIKEALRLYPPVPFIFRDLSKPITFPDGRSLPAGVPLSLFFYGLHHNPKVWPNPEVFDPSRFAPGPSQHSHAFLPFSGGSRNCIGKQFAMNEMKVAVALTLLRFELAPDPSRVPVPIPRVVLKPKNGIHLQLRKLL is encoded by the exons ATGCTGATCCCCTGGATTG GGAATGGTTTGCTTGTGTTGGAGGGGCAGACGTGGTTCCAGCACCGGCGGATGCTGACCCCAGCCTTCCACTATGACATCCTGAAGCCCTACGTGGGTCTCATGGCCGACTCTGTCCGAGTGATGCTG GACAAGTGGGAGGAGCTCGTCAGCCTGGACTCACATCTGGAGGTCCTTGGACACGTCTCCTTGATGACCCTGGACACCATCATGAAGTGCGCCTTCAGCCACCAGGGCAGCATCCAGACAGACAG GAAAATCCAATCCTACATCCAGGCCATCAAGGACCTCAGCAATCTGAGTTTTTCCCGGGTGAGGAATATCTTCTACCAGAATGACATCATCTACAGGCTGACCCCTGAAGGCCGCTGGAGCCACCGCGCCTGTCAGCTCACCCATCAACACACAG ATGGAGTGATCAAGATGAGGAAGGCTCACCTGCAGAAGGAGGGAGAGCTGGAGAAGGTGAGGAGCAAGAGGCACCTGGATTTCCTGGACATCCTCCTCTTCGCCAGA ATGGAGAATGGGAGCAGCTTGTCTGACAGGGAGCTCCGTGCCGAAGTGGATACGTTCATGTTCGAGGGTCACGACACCACAGCCAGTGGCATCTCCTGGACCCTCTATGCTCTGGCCTCCCACCCTGAGCATCAGCAGAGGTGCCGGGAAGAGATCCAGAGCCTCCTGGGGGATGACGCATCCATCACCTG GGACCACCTGGAACAGATGCCCTACACCACCATGTGCATCAAGGAGGCACTGCGACTCTATCCACCAGTGCCGTTCATTTTCAGAGATCTGAGCAAGCCCATCACCTTCCCTGATGGACGCTCCTTACCTGCAG gAGTCCCGCTCTCCCTCTTCTTTTATGGGCTTCACCACAACCCGAAGGTGTGGCCGAACCCAGAG GTGTTTGACCCATCCCGGTTTGCACCAGGTCCTTCTCAACACAGCCATGCTTTCCTGCCCTTCTCAGGAGGATCCAG GAACTGCATCGGGAAGCAGTTTGCCATGAATGAGATGAAGGTGGCCGTGGCCCTGACCTTGCTTCGCTTTGAGCTGGCACCCGATCCCTCCAGGGTCCCTGTTCCCATTCCAAGAGTTGTGCTGAAGCCCAAGAATGGGATCCACTTGCAGCTCAGGAAGCTCCTGTAA
- the LOC132431875 gene encoding taurochenodeoxycholic 6 alpha-hydroxylase-like isoform X1: MSVSVLSAPRALGGVSGLLQVASLLGLVLLLLKAAQLYLHRQWLLKALQQFPSPPSHWLYGHMQEFQDETELQPLLKWVEKYPSACARWLWGTKALVLIYDPDYMKVVLGRSDPKSHDSYRMLIPWIGNGLLVLEGQTWFQHRRMLTPAFHYDILKPYVGLMADSVRVMLDKWEELVSLDSHLEVLGHVSLMTLDTIMKCAFSHQGSIQTDRKIQSYIQAIKDLSNLSFSRVRNIFYQNDIIYRLTPEGRWSHRACQLTHQHTDGVIKMRKAHLQKEGELEKVRSKRHLDFLDILLFARMENGSSLSDRELRAEVDTFMFEGHDTTASGISWTLYALASHPEHQQRCREEIQSLLGDDASITWDHLEQMPYTTMCIKEALRLYPPVPFIFRDLSKPITFPDGRSLPAGVPLSLFFYGLHHNPKVWPNPEVFDPSRFAPGPSQHSHAFLPFSGGSRNCIGKQFAMNEMKVAVALTLLRFELAPDPSRVPVPIPRVVLKPKNGIHLQLRKLL; the protein is encoded by the exons ATGAGTGTCTCTGTGCTGAGCGCCCCCAGAGCCCTGGGCGGTGTCTCTGGGCTCCTGCAGGTGGCCTCCCTGCTCGGCCTGGTTCTGCTTCTGCTCAAGGCAGCACAGCTCTACCTGCACAGACAGTGGCTGCTCAAAGCCCTCCAGCAGTTCCCGTCTCCTCCTTCCCACTGGCTCTATGGGCACATGCAGGAG TTCCAAGACGAGACCGAGCTGCAACCCCTACTGAAGTGGGTAGAGAAATACCCAAGTGCCTGTGCTCGCTGGCTGTGGGGGACGAAAGCCCTGGTGTTGATCTATGACCCTGACTACATGAAGGTGGTCCTGGGGAGATCAG aCCCAAAGTCTCACGATTCCTATAGAATGCTGATCCCCTGGATTG GGAATGGTTTGCTTGTGTTGGAGGGGCAGACGTGGTTCCAGCACCGGCGGATGCTGACCCCAGCCTTCCACTATGACATCCTGAAGCCCTACGTGGGTCTCATGGCCGACTCTGTCCGAGTGATGCTG GACAAGTGGGAGGAGCTCGTCAGCCTGGACTCACATCTGGAGGTCCTTGGACACGTCTCCTTGATGACCCTGGACACCATCATGAAGTGCGCCTTCAGCCACCAGGGCAGCATCCAGACAGACAG GAAAATCCAATCCTACATCCAGGCCATCAAGGACCTCAGCAATCTGAGTTTTTCCCGGGTGAGGAATATCTTCTACCAGAATGACATCATCTACAGGCTGACCCCTGAAGGCCGCTGGAGCCACCGCGCCTGTCAGCTCACCCATCAACACACAG ATGGAGTGATCAAGATGAGGAAGGCTCACCTGCAGAAGGAGGGAGAGCTGGAGAAGGTGAGGAGCAAGAGGCACCTGGATTTCCTGGACATCCTCCTCTTCGCCAGA ATGGAGAATGGGAGCAGCTTGTCTGACAGGGAGCTCCGTGCCGAAGTGGATACGTTCATGTTCGAGGGTCACGACACCACAGCCAGTGGCATCTCCTGGACCCTCTATGCTCTGGCCTCCCACCCTGAGCATCAGCAGAGGTGCCGGGAAGAGATCCAGAGCCTCCTGGGGGATGACGCATCCATCACCTG GGACCACCTGGAACAGATGCCCTACACCACCATGTGCATCAAGGAGGCACTGCGACTCTATCCACCAGTGCCGTTCATTTTCAGAGATCTGAGCAAGCCCATCACCTTCCCTGATGGACGCTCCTTACCTGCAG gAGTCCCGCTCTCCCTCTTCTTTTATGGGCTTCACCACAACCCGAAGGTGTGGCCGAACCCAGAG GTGTTTGACCCATCCCGGTTTGCACCAGGTCCTTCTCAACACAGCCATGCTTTCCTGCCCTTCTCAGGAGGATCCAG GAACTGCATCGGGAAGCAGTTTGCCATGAATGAGATGAAGGTGGCCGTGGCCCTGACCTTGCTTCGCTTTGAGCTGGCACCCGATCCCTCCAGGGTCCCTGTTCCCATTCCAAGAGTTGTGCTGAAGCCCAAGAATGGGATCCACTTGCAGCTCAGGAAGCTCCTGTAA